Proteins encoded together in one Staphylococcus aureus window:
- a CDS encoding DUF2529 domain-containing protein codes for MSKILNTQLIGIFNRLEKQSLEIQMAAQCLIQAIGGEGYVYVKGYDDLQFFESFILHSDERLKSSRKLDAIKDFKEIDSTDRVLLFAPFYNDQVALDIQKLIDLDIDVVLISNKPKTDDFPDHLVHFIDLSTPRPIVYTEDYDKIVQPHAMALNYVYYDIYTQMIEMTRDLEL; via the coding sequence ATGTCAAAAATCTTAAACACACAACTAATAGGTATCTTTAATAGGCTAGAAAAACAATCTTTAGAAATTCAAATGGCCGCCCAATGTTTAATTCAAGCAATTGGTGGCGAAGGTTATGTTTATGTAAAAGGTTATGATGATTTACAGTTTTTCGAAAGTTTCATTCTACATAGTGATGAGCGTTTAAAATCTAGCCGAAAACTTGACGCTATTAAAGACTTTAAAGAAATTGACTCAACTGATCGTGTATTATTATTCGCACCATTTTATAATGATCAAGTTGCATTAGATATTCAAAAACTTATCGACTTAGATATCGATGTGGTCTTAATAAGCAACAAACCTAAAACAGATGATTTCCCTGATCATCTCGTACATTTTATCGATTTATCTACACCAAGACCTATAGTCTACACTGAAGATTACGATAAGATTGTCCAACCACATGCGATGGCATTGAATTATGTATACTATGACATTTATACACAAATGATTGAAATGACAAGAGACTTAGAATTATAA